In a single window of the Nicotiana tomentosiformis chromosome 8, ASM39032v3, whole genome shotgun sequence genome:
- the LOC104106504 gene encoding derlin-1 encodes MSSPAEFYKSLPPISKAYGTACLLLTTACQLGLCHPVHIALLYEPLISHFQVWRLITNFLFLGNFSINFGIRLLMIARYGVQLENGPFQRRTADFLWMMIFGAFTLLVLSAIPFFSSPFLGISLVFMLLYVWSREFPDANINIYGLVTLKAFYLPWAMLCLDVIFGSSIMPDLLGIIAGHLYYFLTVLHPLATGRNFLKTPMWVHKLVTRWRIGVPPINRAQPDRSSGVAFRGRSYRVGG; translated from the exons ATGTCATCTCCGGCCGA ATTTTATAAGTCACTTCCACCTATAAGCAAGGCTTATGGGACTGCTTGTCTCTTGCTTACAACTGCATGTCAATTGGGATTATGCCATCCTGTTCATATAGCACTATTATATGAGCCCCTGATCTCTCATTTTCAG GTCTGGCGATTGATTACAAATTTCCTCTTTCTGGGAAACTTTTCTATTAATTTTGGAATTCGCCTCTTAATGAT AGCGAGATATGGGGTGCAACTGGAAAATGGACCATTTCAAAGACGTACTGCAGATTTTCTAtggatgatgatatttggagCTTTCACATTATTG GTCTTATCCGCAATCCCCTTCTTCAGTTCTCCGTTCTTGGGCATATCGCTGGTTTTCATGCTTCTATATGTCTGGAGTAGAGAATTTCCAGATGCCAATATCAACATTTATGGTCTTGTAACCCTGAAG GCATTCTATTTGCCATGGGCCATGCTctgtttagatgttatttttggttCATCAATCATGCCAGACCTGCTGGGGATCATTGCTGGACATCTGTATTACTTCTTAACCGTATTGCATCCACTTGCCACTGGGAGGAACTTTTTGAAGACGCCAATGTGGGT ACATAAACTTGTAACACGGTGGAGGATAGGTGTACCACCAATTAATCGTGCACAACCTGATAGGAGTTCTGGTGTAGCGTTCAGAGGGAGGTCTTATCGCGTGGGTGGATGA
- the LOC104106503 gene encoding phospholipase D alpha 1-like: protein MAQILLHGTLHATIFEVDKIHTNFGKELFNKVVHGIEGAIGFNKTASRLYATIDLQKARVGRTRLLDEHKNPRWYESFHIYCAHMAADVIFTVKVDNPIGAELIGRAYLPVQELLDGEEVDKWLEILDTERKPVHGHSKIHVKLQFFDVTREYNWNRGIKVTRFPGVPYTFFSQRQGCKVTLYQDSHVPDNFIPKIPLAGGKFYEPQRCWEDIFDAITNARHLIYITGWSVYTEITLVRDTRRPKPGGDIMLGELLKKKANEGVRVLMLVWDDRTSVGVLKQDGLMATHDEETANFFRDTEVNCVLCPRNPDDGRSIIQNIEIGTMFTHHQKIVIVDSEMPNGDNEKRRIVSYIGGIDLCDGRYDTQFHSLFRTLNTAHHDDFHQANFTGASIQKGGPREPWHDIHCRLEGPVAWDVLYNFEQRWRKQGGKDLLIKLGDIDNIITPPSPVMYPDDHDTWNVQVFRSIDGGAAFGFPNAPEEAAKSGLISGKDNIIDRSIQDAYINAIRRAKHFIYIENQYFLGSSFSWYSHDIKDEEINALHLIPKELSLKIVSKIEAGERFTVYVVLPMWPEGLPESGSVQAILDWQRRTMRMMYTDIIQALKVKGIVANPREYLSFFCLGNRETKKGGEYEPSETPEPGSDYSRAQEARRFMIYVHAKMMIVDDEYIIIGSANINQRSMDGARDSEIAMGAYQPFHLSVKEPARGQVHGFRMALWYEHLGMLDNSFLYPESPECIRKVNQVADKYWDLYSSESLVHDLPGHLLTYPIDVTENGEVTELPGTQYFPDTKARVLGTKSDFLPPILTT from the exons GTGGTGCATGGCATTGAGGGAGCAATTGGCTTCAACAAGACAGCCTCAAGACTATATGCAACCATTGATCTTCAAAAAGCCAGAGTTGGCAGAACAAGATTGTTAGATGAACACAAAAACCCGCGGTGGTATGAGTCTTTCCACATTTACTGTGCTCATATGGCTGCAGATGTTATTTTCACTGTCAAAGTTGACAATCCAATTGGAGCAGAACTCATTGGTAGAGCTTACTTGCCAGTTCAAGAACTACTAGATGGAGAAGAAGTCGATAAATGGCTTGAAATCCTCGATACAGAACGAAAACCTGTGCATGGACACTCTAAAATTCATGTGAAGTTGCAGTTTTTTGATGTTACAAGGGAATATAATTGGAATAGAGGGATAAAAGTCACAAGATTTCCTGGTGTTCCTTACACATTTTTTAGTCAAAGACAAGGATGCAAAGTCACCCTTTACCAAGATTCTCATGTTCCTGATAACTTCATCCCAAAAATCCCTCTTGCTGGTGGGAAATTTTACGAGCCACAACGATGTTGGGAAGATATTTTCGATGCCATAACGAATGCAAGGCATTTGATTTACATAACAGGATGGTCTGTTTATACTGAGATCACTTTGGTAAGGGACACAAGGAGGCCTAAACCAGGTGGAGACATAATGCTCGGGGAGTTGCTTAAGAAAAAAGCTAATGAAGGTGTGAGAGTTCTAATGCTGGTTTGGGATGACAGAACATCGGTTGGTGTGTTGAAACAAGATGGACTAATGGCTACTCATGACGAAGAAACTGCTAATTTTTTCCGAGACACTGAGGTCAATTGTGTGTTGTGTCCTCGAAATCCTGATGATGGACGGAGCAttattcagaatatagagattggAACAATGTTTACTCATCATCAGAAGATTGTAATTGTGGATAGTGAAATGCCTAATGGAGACAATGAGAAGAGGAGAATTGTGAGTTATATTGGTGGGATTGATCTTTGTGATGGTAGATATGATACACAATTTCACTCCCTTTTTAGGACATTGAACACTGCACACCATGATGATTTTCACCAAGCAAATTTCACTGGTGCCTCAATACAAAAAGGGGGACCAAGAGAGCCTTGGCACGATATACATTGTCGATTAGAAGGGCCAGTTGCTTGGGATGTACTCTACAATTTTGAACAGAGGTGGAGGAAGCAAGGTGGAAAGGACTTGCTTATAAAGCTAGGGGATATCGACAACATTAttactccaccttcacctgttaTGTATCCTGACGATCATGACACATGGAATGTTCAAGTTTTTCGATCAATTGATGGAGGAGCAGCTTTCGGCTTCCCTAATGCTCCTGAGGAGGCAGCCAAGTCTGGCCTTATTAGTGGCAAGGACAATATCATTGATCGAAGCATACAGGACGCGTATATTAATGCTATTCGTCGAGCAAAGCATTTCATCTACATCGAAAACCAGTACTTCTTAGGTAGCTCCTTTTCGTGGTACTCTCATGATATCAAGGATGAAGAAATCAATGCTTTACATTTGATCCCAAAGGAGCTGTCTTTGAAGATAGTTAGCAAAATCGAAGCAGGGGAAAGGTTTACAGTTTATGTTGTGCTTCCAATGTGGCCAGAAGGACTTCCTGAGAGTGGATCTGTACAAGCAATACTGGATTGGCAGAGGAGGACTATGCGAATGATGTACACTGACATAATTCAAGCTCTAAAAGTAAAGGGAATTGTGGCAAATCCAAGGGAATACTTAAGTTTCTTTTGCCTTGGCAATAGGGAAACAAAGAAGGGAGGAGAATATGAGCCTTCTGAGACACCAGAACCTGGTTCAGACTATAGTAGAGCTCAAGAAGCCAGGCGTTTCATGATTTACGTGCATGCCAAAATGATGATAG TGGATGATGAATACATTATCATAGGATCAGCAAACATAAACCAAAGGTCAATGGATGGAGCAAGAGATTCAGAAATAGCAATGGGAGCTTACCAACCATTTCATTTATCAGTGAAGGAGCCAGCTAGGGGTCAGGTTCATGGTTTCAGAATGGCATTGTGGTATGAACACTTGGGCATGTTAGATAACAGTTTTCTTTATCCAGAGAGCCCCGAATGCATCCGAAAAGTGAACCAAGTTGCTGATAAATATTGGGATTTGTATTCAAGTGAGAGCCTGGTTCATGATTTGCCTGGCCACTTGCTTACTTATCCTATTGATGTCACTGAAAATGGAGAGGTCACTGAACTACCTGGAACACAATACTTCCCTGACACCAAGGCTCGAGTTCTCGGTACCAAATCTGATTTTCTACCACCCATTCTCACTACTTAA